ttcttcctacttcactgtggtcacgcgtattctaaagcttgcGAATACATTCAATGCGTGTTAGTTGGCATTAGAAATCTCAGCTACTACTCAGCATGAAGCAGGGAACTAAGAAGAGTTCCAAAATAAGCAATCGTCACAGAATCGAATCGAGGAGCTGGCCGAAAGTGAGAAGTTAAATGCTTCGGAAATTAAGAAGGTATTTGTGCTACGAATCATCATTGAGCGGATTTTACAAATGCTGTGGGGATCTgatcaaatagcaatcattgagcctcgatcgcggcagtaaaatataggtagatagttgaaatcgagttgtttcctgtgcactattgcaatgacatttttttgtttctagtatgaaacgatctaagccagcGTAAAAGAACATATTAACAAAACCAATAaggtgagcgggaaggtggattcatgtgcacttgaatgctgacaaggaaaaatagaatcatacatacacgcagattcagtctattttgactcactcgttattttgtttcgtgcgatctttccaaaggagtattcattcattgaattttgttttccactctttgttttgttatgttcactatcagtcccgaatgaagatagtcggggagtgtaaaacgattcatcgtgcaatctaatgatagcttgctgcattcttttcgccatgattattccaagtagatacaagagtgatttataattaggtgtggagaaatgagcgaatgaacttttccatacttggtgaTATCAGTGCAGTTACGATCGACTACTACGTGTCTGACAACATGCTGTGTCCGGGTTGCCATgataaaatctgttttttggTCTAAAAAACTGTTCAtcttactttttttttgagaacttTTTGAGACATGGCCGGTTTATTCctcaaaaatgttgatttttaatagaaacatattttcgaGATAGCAGTAAATATcgacttttcatgcaattttaagacataatttttttttgaaaactccgcTTTTATGTACCCTTGGTAGATTCGAAAGTTTTCAAAAACACAAACTTTAATgtctgcttcttcttcttgaatgacgttaacgttccctgtggaacttttgccgtcttaacgtacgcattaactagcgtcatttattaatacttagttgagatttcttaagccaaataacacgccttggatgtattccgaggggcaagctctagaatacgtgtgaccacagtgcatgtcgaaaaatcccccgaccagaacgggaatcgaatccaaacacccggcatgataatatgagacgctaaccactcggccacgggtgcaccttttgatgtctgcgacactagtaaataagacacgattgagctgatattttgcatgggGTATTTTGTCGTGCAAATCTGCATTTTGCAGGAAGCCCCTTTTGAAAATTCTAGATTGTTTTTACTGTAAACACTTCCGgagacactagtaaataaagcaTGATCGAGCTgacattttgcatagggtataggCCAAGGTGACATTGGATCGGAGTACGCACTAAGATTTGATTGTACGATTACTGACGCAGAGAATAGAGTTTCCAATGATTTCATGATCCCAATTGTCAATCTAGACTCTACAAAAACGAGTCTTGTGTTTGAGCGTTTAAGTCCTTCAGGCattagtattttgtatgaatgagaCAAAAAATTAGAGATTGAGCTTTTAGCTATAGGGGTCTGAGGTAACACttcattttggaaaaaaggctctcttgcccaaaatagtttgagaatggAAAAGGAAGGAAGCTGACTCGGGTTTGAAGAATGGACACAGATGGGTACACACTTTTGCAATGCTAATAAATTTTAACCGTTTTTACCGTTTCTTGAATACATTGACTCTCTAAAGCCCAAATTTCTTATTCGCATGAAAAAACTTCAGTAGATAGtatttttgatgagaaaatcgaaaaacataaCGGCAATTTTTTAAAGTCACGCATTCAAGGAACAAGACTTGCGTTTCCGGTGTGCCTCTCGGATTTTTGCAAGTCCTCTTTCCGAAGTATCTGGAAAATGATCCATTCTATTAGCCTGATATCAGAGGCTGGAACATACGCTTGCTTCGAAGTGGATGGTTTCTTTGCGATCATACGTGGGCGTCCGGGTGTTTTGCAAAACATCTGGGATTGATAGGAATTCGTAGCCTCATTCAGACTCAATTTCTGCAAAACAGCTGTATCCGATGTTAATTTTCAGTAGATTACACTTCAGCAGgagtctgtttttttttcgctcaactGCCCAACACCTCCTAAAGGCGGGTTATGGTTTTTAcctaaaaaatgtaatattttgttaccataataacaaaacatgATGTCGAACGTAAAATACTAATGAAAATAAACTCaccgaattttttttccaccaatcaaattcaaaaagtgtgtttgtttttcgtttggagTGCGCGACCGAATTCGAATTACAGTCAACTCAcgctaactcgatgttctgtatctcgatattttccctaactcgatggatttcatggcacctttgattgattttacaagcattctttcctccataactcgatacgttagggagagttgactgttttttttcctcttttatctcgaattttccGACGTtcgacataaaatactcctagcagaaaccaGGCAACATAAAACCAATGTGTTAGTATGACAGATTAAAGTATTTTGAAGACATGCTAATGCCGGTGAACATTGAagataatgtctgaataattttaaagaaaatccgtgaagcccgtctaaaggcggggttAGATAGTATAGGGTTAACCAAAACAGAATTCTATGAGATTTTCTCAAATTAACTTCCCGGCATAGGTTACAACACGCGAGACTGGAAAAACTCGCGAATTTCATCCCCAATACTATTAAGCTTGGGAAAAgctatccattatttttgggtgaaattcaaaactatttttaacatattgcggaccgctcaggagttttctcgtgtttcgcgttccgtatgttacggatggatcacgaaataacccgtgttttctccacttgaaggttaaatccttggtttgacaagaatctaacaaggcctaccgatggctcgccttcgtctcatccacatcgaaggaaacgatctcattcgtggaatccgaacaaatgaagcgttcaagtttgccccgaAACgttcggtccttaatgtgttaatatgcttcggattgtccgatttgggtcgaatatgcatcgttttgttgtaaaatgtgttgccattctaaaggaaACTTCATAATTtctctatcatagaagtctgggtccttattggcgaaaaactctagcaataggtttttacaatcttctcttgatcccaatttcttatcactctggaaattttgcaatgcgagaaaaaggtggtaatcacttggtgccaggtcgggaccatatggtggatgcattaaaacattccaatcaagctctcggaatgaTGTGGCCTTGCGAAGAGATGTTGTGTTCctaatggaacacaacacctcttctgttggccattTCTGGACGATTCTAGTCAaacgctagcttcaaacggtccatttgttgacagagagatctgaatttagtgtattgcactaaaaaataaaaaaattaaaataaattaaattacacgcgttttactgttgcagtatcggcaccgtAAACAACATTcccaatttcagcggcctggcttgcattttcgcctttataaaagaaaaagtgtaaaatgtaccgaattttctatTTGTTTGTCTTCATCATTAACACCCTTTAAcccacaactgaatggaataaacaaaaaacagcaagagaattgttttagtgtgaaatgtcacatttacaacgagcctaaactcgAAATTGTataatcgatattacgcgaaatattgatcactaaagccagctaccgagaagaTAATGGATAACTTCTTCCGCAACCTAACATATCTAAATAAAATCTTCTACATTCATTGCAATAAAAATCTTCAACAACGAGATGCTTTTTTCGCTCGATGTGAGCTTCTTtttgcttctttttttttaatctgtattatagtgattttcaactcatttggctggttcgtcactttttacttccatttttggaagaatgtcgggagtgagaattgaactcgtgacctttagcgtgagaggcatggatgttttTGCTTCTGAAATGGGCAACTTTTTACACATTTAGAGATGATGCTTTCCAACTAATTTGCTCATGTATAAAGAAATATTTCACTTTGTATTTTCATAGATCTTGAGGGAGCCTCCGCTAAAGGGCGTTCTTTGAAAGGGCTCCAGCAAAGATAACTACTACTCAGCACAAGTCAGCGTTAAGCTGAACACTGTCAGTGGCCAAATAACTGGAAGAAAGATACGAATTACCGCCCCGTCTGCAGCCAAATGATGTCCCCTGGAAGAGGTACTACCTTTAGTCACTAGTATAAGACTCTTCTACTCGATAACCTGAATCCGGTATGTAGGTCAAAGGGTTTTTGAGTAAATGAATGAATTCATAACCAGGTCAAGCATTGGTTTCAATATAATCCACAACAAAATTTTCCCCTTTTCGAAAGCTCAACAATATTTTGCTTCGAAAAGACCCAGAAGATTTCGCAGACTGTGGGCAACTGGTTTAGTTTCAATAAAAGCATCAAAACTTTTTGTatctattttctcaaaaaaagaaACTTCTATTAAATTCTTGCCCTTGGCAGATCATTGATCGTTCGGATGTATCCAATTCCGATTCGTTTGTTGAGGACTATGAAATGGTGAATGATCAGTGAATTCGATATCCAACATCCAAGAATTATTTGACTGTCTTCAAACGTTAGGTCCACCTTACGAGTAGTAGTCGACCAAGTATGTATATATTTCGTATTTTTCCGTGATCTGAATCCATTCGACCTAATGTTATAAAAACTTCAAGATCGTTGTATTTCTTTATAGTAATATAATATTGAGTCCAGGTGCGAAAACTCAAAATGATTGACTTGCATATAAATGTCAGGACATAACATTAACAATTTAACTGATATGACCCATTGTAAAGTATTTACtttaaattttattcaaccatttGGCCCCGACACTAATACTTCAATTATTCTCTTTTTCCTTGGCTAGGTTTAAGTCGACGGGGAGTGAATGCAGGACCGCCACTGAGCTTGCCATCTACACTGGAGGACTCTACGAATAACTGGAAAGGTACACCCTCGGGCCCCGCCGATCCGTCACAGCAAGCCGGTGGACCCGGAGGAGCGGGTGGTCCCGGGGGTGGTGGACCCGGCGGAGGTGGAGGTCCCGGAGGCCAGGGTGGAGGCGTCAACAATTTTGGTGGTCCTGGAGGAGGAAACAATTTCGGTGGGCCCGTATTTCCTGCCGCCGGTCAGGGTTCTCCCGCGGGAGGATCCTCGGCCAACAACTATCAAAACGTACCACCCGGGACAGGTTCCAATACTCCTCAGTATACGGCATCACCTGCACCGTCGGGATCTAGCACACCGGGTCCCGGTCCGCCACAAAACGTAGGTTCTGGTTTCCCACCACCAAACTCCGGGGCAGGCGGTCCCGGTCCGTACAATGGGCCAGGGGGAGGTGGTCCGGTCGCCGGAGGACCCTTCGGCTCACCGTCCGCCAATGGTCCACAATTTGGCCGACCGGGTAGTTCCGGTTCTGCCTTTGGCAGTGGACCTCATTTTACGTCACCAGGTGGCCCGGGTAGTTTCGGTGGGCCACAGTTTGGTCTACCTCCTGGGTCGCCCTTCGGCCACGGGCCCAATGGTCCGAATATGGGTGGACCTATGAATCAAGCACACATGATGAGCGGTCCACAGCCGGTCGAACGGATGGATCAGAGGTATATATGACATCCACGGATTATTCGTAACATTTGTTTTCTCACGTTTGATCTAATTATTTGCAGTCAATTGAACGTTCCCAGAAGGCATGCATACTTCGGACAACCTGACTATAGAATATATGAATTAAATAAGCGATTACAGCAAAGAACTGAAGTAAGCAAATTGTAGTGTTCTCGTAAGATATTATTATTTAGATTCGTCAATTACAGGAAAGTGATAATTGTTGGTGGGATTCATTTGCGAATGAATTCTTCGAAGACGATGCTACCCTAACACTAACATTTTGTTTGGAAGATGGACCAAAAAGATATAGTAGGACATCTAGTTTATTTGTAGCAGAAATTCCAGATACTAATATGATGTTTCTTCACTACTCACAGCTATAGGACGCACATTAATTCCTCGTTATTTTCGAAGTATCTTCGAAGGCGGTGTGACGGAACTCTATTTCAACCTGAGACACTCGAAAGAATCGTTTCATAATACATCCATTACGCTAGACTGCGACCAGTGCACAATGGAAACGTTACATGGAAAACCAATGTACACCAAGGTAAGGTTGCTTTTACTGTATTCACAAATTTAGAGGTCATAGACTCTGTGTCTTGAATTCAATGTTAGTACTTCTATATTGACCACTGCGTGCTATCGAAATGTTTAGTTCTGAGCATGAGACGCTCATAGTTTTGCTGACTACAGTTTCGCGTCATTATAACCATAATATTTCGATAAATTGAAACGTGGGCCATGCAATGGAGCATTGCGCCGTTATAAAGTTTCTTGTCAATAAGGTTAGCGgggaaaataaatatttgaggAAACGTCTTGAAGACGTCAGCAAGagatattttcagaaaaatgttttaCATAAGACATATCGATTTTCCTCGCTTAAACAAGGCTTTTCATAACGGCGTGAGTTCCAATTCCGTTAATGGTAAAGATGCTTCCGATATATTGGGGCTTATGCTTCAATTTCTCAAGACATAATGATGCTAACGACGTGAAACTGTACGTAGCAAAACAGCATGAATCTCATGCTCAGAGTTTTTCAGTCGCTTCGGTACGCAGTCTTGAATCATTAGTGATGGATATCTATTGACCCACAGGGGATGTTTGAGTTTCTCTCCAAACATGCTTGTACCGTTTTGTAACAAAACTCATTGAATTATCTACgttttaaggtgaaatttgactctgtGAACGTTGgataataagtaattgagtctgTTTAATAAACGTCTGAGTtactaataatattaataataatacaaCACTGGACTTCTATCTTCTGAACCTGAACGTGAGAAGTTCAAAAGAATATACTGCCTCAACCATAATGTGCTAAAATCCTAATGATAGACATGATGCAGCGACGTGTGATCAAGATTTAGGTGATCACAGAACGCCTTTGtcgatttttgagaatttttccaATCATGAACAAGTACTGCTCACACACTGCCTATAAGAGCTGTTCTCAACGTGATGTGAGACTTCTTATGTATAGCCTAGGGGGATTGGTAATAACATGCGATTTTGGCCAATTTCTGGTTATGCGGGTTTTTGCATAGGTAACTTATTTCCTCgaccattttattttgttttgtcacTGAACCAATCAGTGACAACCTCATTCGGAAAGCAGTTGAAAATACTCCAATTcaacagggtctttcagattaaacgctcacacaACATGTTttgataacttctacaaaagtgaaccaatttttatttaaaaaaacgaaaataaagcttattttaggacattttcgatgtgactagccttttttcgataacgcgttttaaacggtgaaaaaaattcttcatgcacaactctctaaccgctctacgatttgttttttgacacccaTCAATCACACTCATTCTATCTTTCCTAATTTAACTGAAATGTAATTTTGAATAATTCCTACAATTAAAATCTTCAAATATCACGATTTTCACTTCTGTACTTTTAATAGCCAATTAAATTTCTGCcgaacagtgtatgagcactagggtgccaatgaaaatggtcatctcgaatttcaaaaagttaccccataaaaaatgttcaccacctcgaaaaaatatcctatgccaaatatcagctcaatcggacttaagagagagtggcgcaaagcggtcaaagtttgaaaatcgaaaaatcaaatcaGGAAataggggttttcgaaaaataaaaattgatgccgaatgtcttaaaaatgccatcatgtcatctcgaaatttttttttgtcaaaaatcggcattctgggacttttttttggttttttttcggagtacgaaacgaaaagtatggttttggatgccaataaaaatagttatttcgatttttaattcggaacttgctacgcaatgttgatttgcacgaaaatataccctatgcaaaatattagctcattcggactttatttactggtgtcacaaacgttaaaatttgagtttttttgaaaaacgaaaaatcaccgaaaatcgaggttttcaaaaaaaagtttgctgccaaatgtcttaaaattgcattaatcatcgagatttacagttatctcgaaaaatttttttgtcaaaaattatttagtttttccgcctgaaaaatcgttttttgataaatttttttttagataactgttaatctcgacgtgtcatgcaattttaaaacatttggcatcaaaaaattttgttaaaaaccccgatttccggtgattttcggtttttaaaaaactcaaatttgaacgtttgtgacaccagtaaatgaagtccgaatgagctaatattttgcatagggtatattatcgtgcaaatcaacaagttccgtatgaaaaatcaagataactatttttaatcatacttttcatttcgtactccgaaaaaaaaactaagtcccagaatgccgatttttgacaaaaattttttttttgagatgacactaTATCTCGACGATTCAtgacattttaagacatttggcatgaaatttttttttcgaaaaacccgatttcctttgctcccccttgggtgatttttcgattttccaaacttttttttccaaacgattttcaaactttgaccgttttgtgccactctcccttaagtccgattgagttgaagGGTGAagggcatagggtgttttttcgaggtggtgaacattttgtatagggtaaccttttgaaatttcagggtcgattttttcccatacattcatcggCACCTTAATGAGCACCCTAAGAAGTATGCGTAAAGAAACATTGCATCAAGTGTTCTCTAATgtgaacaaaatttaaa
The Toxorhynchites rutilus septentrionalis strain SRP chromosome 2, ASM2978413v1, whole genome shotgun sequence genome window above contains:
- the LOC129767314 gene encoding LIM domain-binding protein 2 isoform X3, encoding MMSPGRGLSRRGVNAGPPLSLPSTLEDSTNNWKGTPSGPADPSQQAGGPGGAGGPGGGGPGGGGGPGGQGGGVNNFGGPGGGNNFGGPVFPAAGQGSPAGGSSANNYQNVPPGTGSNTPQYTASPAPSGSSTPGPGPPQNVGSGFPPPNSGAGGPGPYNGPGGGGPVAGGPFGSPSANGPQFGRPGSSGSAFGSGPHFTSPGGPGSFGGPQFGLPPGSPFGHGPNGPNMGGPMNQAHMMSGPQPVERMDQSQLNVPRRHAYFGQPDYRIYELNKRLQQRTEESDNCWWDSFANEFFEDDATLTLTFCLEDGPKRYTIGRTLIPRYFRSIFEGGVTELYFNLRHSKESFHNTSITLDCDQCTMETLHGKPMYTKVITEGRLILEFTFDDLMRIKSWHFAVRAHRELIPRSVVAMHTQQPDPTMLEQLTKNITRQGITNSTLNYLRLCVILEPMQELMSRHKAYALSPRDCLKTTLFQKWQRMVAPPDTQRPANKRRKRKGSSSGAGAGNAGPPVPSKKRSPGPNFSLASQDVMVVGEPSLMGGEFGDEDERLITRLENTQYDAANSLEHDSHNAFGGHNDSPMTGGGPGGPNSWQVDRGGGPGQPNNSGPASQESDKKSPSVSQ
- the LOC129767314 gene encoding LIM domain-binding protein 2 isoform X2 is translated as MMSPGRGLSRRGVNAGPPLSLPSTLEDSTNNWKGTPSGPADPSQQAGGPGGAGGPGGGGPGGGGGPGGQGGGVNNFGGPGGGNNFGGPVFPAAGQGSPAGGSSANNYQNVPPGTGSNTPQYTASPAPSGSSTPGPGPPQNVGSGFPPPNSGAGGPGPYNGPGGGGPVAGGPFGSPSANGPQFGRPGSSGSAFGSGPHFTSPGGPGSFGGPQFGLPPGSPFGHGPNGPNMGGPMNQAHMMSGPQPVERMDQSQLNVPRRHAYFGQPDYRIYELNKRLQQRTEIRQLQESDNCWWDSFANEFFEDDATLTLTFCLEDGPKRYTIGRTLIPRYFRSIFEGGVTELYFNLRHSKESFHNTSITLDCDQCTMETLHGKPMYTKVITEGRLILEFTFDDLMRIKSWHFAVRAHRELIPRSVVAMHTQQPDPTMLEQLTKNITRQGITNSTLNYLRLCVILEPMQELMSRHKAYALSPRDCLKTTLFQKWQRMVAPPDTQRPANKRRKRKGSSSGAGAGNAGPPVPSKKRSPGPNFSLASQDVMVVGEPSLMGGEFGDEDERLITRLENTQYDAANSLEHDSHNAFGGHNDSPMTGGGPGGPNSWQVDRGGGPGQPNNSGPASQESDKKSPSVSQ
- the LOC129767314 gene encoding LIM domain-binding protein 2 isoform X1, translated to MMSPGRGLSRRGVNAGPPLSLPSTLEDSTNNWKGTPSGPADPSQQAGGPGGAGGPGGGGPGGGGGPGGQGGGVNNFGGPGGGNNFGGPVFPAAGQGSPAGGSSANNYQNVPPGTGSNTPQYTASPAPSGSSTPGPGPPQNVGSGFPPPNSGAGGPGPYNGPGGGGPVAGGPFGSPSANGPQFGRPGSSGSAFGSGPHFTSPGGPGSFGGPQFGLPPGSPFGHGPNGPNMGGPMNQAHMMSGPQPVERMDQSQLNVPRRHAYFGQPDYRIYELNKRLQQRTEIRQLQESDNCWWDSFANEFFEDDATLTLTFCLEDGPKRYTIGRTLIPRYFRSIFEGGVTELYFNLRHSKESFHNTSITLDCDQCTMETLHGKPMYTKVITEGRLILEFTFDDLMRIKSWHFAVRAHRELIPRSVVAMHTQQPDPTMLEQLTKNITRQGITNSTLNYLRLCVILEPMQELMSRHKAYALSPRDCLKTTLFQKWQRMVAPPDTQRPANKRRKRKGSSSGAGAGNAGPPVPSKKRSPGPNFSLASQVDVMVVGEPSLMGGEFGDEDERLITRLENTQYDAANSLEHDSHNAFGGHNDSPMTGGGPGGPNSWQVDRGGGPGQPNNSGPASQESDKKSPSVSQ